One stretch of Nocardia mangyaensis DNA includes these proteins:
- a CDS encoding response regulator, with protein MAITVLIADDQAMVRQGFGALLAAQPDISVVGDAPDGKVAVAEAKRLRPDVVLMDVRMPEMNGLDAARAILAAGFEPPVRVLMLTTFDIDDYVYEALSLGASGFLLKDAPAEELVRAVRVVADGEALLAPTITRRLIADVTRRRNTARTPAAPALSSLTPREREVLELVAKGLSNTEIAASLYVAEQTVKTHVSKVFSKLGLRDRAQAVVLAYESGLVVPG; from the coding sequence GTGGCTATTACCGTTTTGATCGCCGACGACCAGGCGATGGTGCGGCAGGGTTTCGGCGCGTTGCTCGCCGCGCAGCCCGACATCAGCGTCGTCGGGGACGCGCCCGACGGCAAGGTCGCGGTGGCCGAGGCCAAGCGGTTGCGTCCCGATGTGGTGCTGATGGACGTGCGGATGCCGGAGATGAACGGACTCGACGCCGCCCGCGCGATCCTGGCCGCCGGTTTCGAACCGCCGGTGCGGGTGCTCATGCTCACCACCTTCGACATCGACGACTACGTCTACGAGGCGCTCAGCCTGGGCGCGAGCGGATTCCTGCTCAAGGACGCCCCCGCCGAGGAACTCGTGCGGGCGGTGCGGGTGGTCGCCGACGGCGAGGCGCTGCTCGCGCCGACCATCACGCGCCGACTGATCGCCGACGTCACGCGCAGGCGCAACACCGCGCGTACCCCGGCCGCGCCCGCGCTGTCCTCGCTGACGCCGCGCGAGCGCGAGGTGCTCGAACTGGTGGCCAAGGGACTGTCGAACACCGAGATCGCCGCCTCGCTCTACGTTGCCGAACAAACGGTGAAAACCCATGTCTCCAAGGTGTTCTCGAAGCTCGGGTTGCGAGACCGGGCCCAAGCGGTGGTGCTGGCGTATGAATCCGGCCTGGTCGTCCCCGGCTGA
- a CDS encoding ABC transporter permease encodes MIAALWDRLRLFNIGELVRHPGRTVMSMAVMAVSAALLVAVLSISGSVTGSVDRLTKGLAGTAALEVTGITDAGFEQALLPAIAATPGVSAAVPMVRSALGAGPDRALLIGADTSIAALGSDLAGPMSGFTNKLITTPNGVLVGAAMGYREGDTLPIGTGTATVAGVLDAETTDRLNGGHVVAAPLGLAQRLTDRVGKLDSVQIIAAPETDIGELRAALTTVVDGRAVVAEPSLRTAQAGGAIQIMRYSTLMSSAAALIVSAFLIYNAMSMAVAQRRPTLSLLRAIGGQRGPMVRDLLVEASLLGLIGGVLGAGIGVLMGRFAIGRLPAAIVQSVEARTEFLVPNYAVPVAILACVLATVLAAGIAARQVYKVAPVEALAPVEASDAASTGSALRWAALITGLGLAALAVTVAVLDLGRLSLAAISTSFTAAVLLCFAATGPIVRAAAGIARWFGAPGALGATTLERAPRRVWATAMTVMIGVAAVVALGGASRNMVDAATASFQNLGDTDLYVSPSPVEQFPTGPILPPELADRVAAVPGVEQVRPAQMAFATVGSGRVMLQGYPPSGDDARLGAVDPAVIDRMSRGEGVVITRDVARSLGVGAGEEITLPTPTGARTTPVLQVIPYFTAVSGVVMMDLDQMREWYQRPGETILSVQFAPGADPDAVRAAVRAVVPEQIHVDAGATMVAAISASVEQGAAMSGMILWIVVLVATVALLNTLMLSVLERRRELGVLRAMGTNRKFLLRSVLAEAAGIGVVGAVIGLVIGAAVQYLATVAIGHAMTIDIVYQASPMLVLYGAVALGLALLGSIPPALRAARMPIVAALAVD; translated from the coding sequence ATGATCGCCGCGCTGTGGGATCGGCTGCGGCTGTTCAATATCGGCGAACTGGTGCGGCATCCCGGCCGCACCGTCATGTCGATGGCGGTGATGGCGGTCTCGGCCGCGCTGCTGGTCGCGGTGCTGAGCATCTCCGGATCGGTCACCGGTTCGGTCGACCGGCTCACCAAGGGGTTGGCGGGCACGGCCGCACTGGAAGTCACCGGGATCACCGACGCCGGATTCGAGCAGGCCCTGTTGCCAGCGATCGCCGCGACTCCTGGCGTGTCGGCGGCGGTGCCGATGGTGCGCAGCGCACTCGGCGCCGGCCCCGATCGGGCGTTGCTGATCGGGGCCGACACGAGCATCGCCGCCCTGGGCAGTGATCTGGCCGGGCCGATGTCGGGATTCACCAACAAGTTGATCACCACCCCCAACGGAGTACTGGTCGGCGCCGCGATGGGTTACCGGGAGGGCGACACGCTGCCCATCGGCACCGGCACCGCGACGGTGGCCGGTGTGCTCGATGCCGAGACCACCGACCGGCTCAACGGTGGTCACGTGGTCGCCGCGCCGCTGGGCTTGGCGCAGCGGCTCACCGACCGGGTCGGCAAGCTCGACTCGGTGCAGATCATCGCCGCCCCCGAGACCGATATCGGAGAGCTGCGCGCCGCGCTCACCACCGTCGTCGACGGGCGCGCGGTGGTCGCCGAACCCAGTCTGCGGACCGCGCAGGCGGGCGGCGCGATCCAGATCATGCGCTACTCCACACTGATGTCCTCGGCGGCGGCGCTGATCGTCTCCGCCTTCCTCATCTACAACGCGATGAGCATGGCGGTGGCCCAGCGCAGACCCACGCTGTCGCTGCTGCGGGCGATCGGCGGACAGCGCGGACCGATGGTGCGTGACCTGCTGGTCGAAGCGTCGCTGCTCGGCCTGATCGGCGGTGTGCTCGGTGCCGGAATCGGTGTGCTGATGGGTCGGTTCGCCATCGGGCGGCTGCCCGCGGCGATCGTGCAGTCGGTGGAGGCGCGCACCGAGTTCCTCGTCCCGAATTACGCGGTGCCCGTAGCGATTCTGGCCTGCGTCCTGGCGACCGTGCTGGCCGCGGGAATCGCTGCTCGACAGGTGTACAAGGTGGCCCCGGTCGAGGCGCTCGCGCCGGTGGAGGCCAGTGATGCGGCGTCGACCGGTTCGGCACTGCGCTGGGCGGCCCTGATCACCGGGCTCGGTCTGGCCGCGCTCGCGGTGACGGTGGCCGTGCTCGATCTCGGCCGGTTGTCCCTCGCGGCGATCTCGACGTCGTTCACCGCGGCGGTCCTGCTGTGTTTCGCCGCGACCGGGCCCATCGTGCGCGCGGCGGCGGGAATCGCGCGCTGGTTCGGCGCACCGGGTGCCCTCGGCGCGACCACCCTCGAACGCGCGCCGCGCCGGGTCTGGGCCACCGCCATGACGGTGATGATCGGTGTCGCTGCCGTGGTCGCGCTCGGCGGTGCCTCGCGCAACATGGTCGACGCGGCGACCGCCTCGTTCCAGAACCTCGGCGACACCGACCTGTATGTCAGCCCGAGCCCGGTCGAGCAGTTCCCGACCGGACCGATTCTGCCGCCCGAGCTGGCTGATCGGGTCGCGGCGGTGCCCGGCGTCGAGCAGGTCAGGCCGGCTCAGATGGCCTTCGCGACCGTCGGCAGCGGGCGGGTGATGCTGCAGGGCTATCCGCCCAGTGGCGACGACGCGCGCCTCGGGGCCGTCGATCCGGCCGTCATCGACCGGATGAGCCGCGGCGAAGGCGTCGTCATCACCAGGGACGTGGCGCGCTCGCTCGGCGTCGGCGCGGGTGAGGAGATCACCCTGCCCACCCCGACCGGCGCGCGCACCACCCCGGTCCTGCAAGTCATTCCGTACTTCACCGCCGTGTCCGGTGTGGTGATGATGGACCTGGACCAGATGCGCGAGTGGTATCAGCGTCCCGGCGAGACCATCCTGTCGGTGCAGTTCGCGCCCGGCGCCGATCCGGACGCGGTGCGCGCCGCGGTGCGGGCCGTCGTGCCCGAACAGATCCACGTCGACGCCGGTGCCACCATGGTCGCGGCCATCTCGGCGAGTGTGGAACAGGGTGCGGCGATGAGCGGCATGATCCTGTGGATCGTCGTGCTGGTGGCGACCGTGGCCCTGCTCAACACACTGATGCTGTCGGTCCTGGAACGGCGCCGGGAGTTGGGGGTGCTGCGCGCCATGGGCACCAACCGCAAGTTCCTGCTGCGGTCGGTGCTGGCCGAGGCCGCCGGGATCGGGGTCGTCGGGGCGGTGATCGGGCTGGTGATCGGCGCGGCGGTGCAGTACCTGGCCACCGTGGCGATCGGGCACGCGATGACCATCGACATCGTCTACCAGGCGAGCCCGATGCTGGTGCTCTACGGCGCGGTCGCGCTCGGGCTGGCGCTGCTCGGCTCCATCCCACCCGCGTTGCGGGCGGCGCGGATGCCGATCGTGGCGGCGCTCGCGGTGGACTGA
- a CDS encoding sensor histidine kinase — MTGHLRAAARPITARTWFDLGTVAVALILYSIAWPTLFVTHEVPATLAPLLSALAVFPILFVRVNPALGWAVSAGSALLLSLALNPTEGNDLPFQVVHVIVLFVLLFAVALRASAPIVVVAWAATSMLFATTMPGSESGPLWGWPIGFGALALFGYLLRILVVSRRRLEQQEEVTELERARRAILEEKARIARDLHDVVAHHMSMVVVQAQTAPYRIADMDPAARTEFESIGATARTALNEIRGMLGVLRSDGQLPEHAPQPTAAEVPALCASALRAGMPVECTVIGDLTLVPDTTGLVVYRVVQESMANSARHAPGAPVHVTVAVDPGLVAVTVLNAPATSVPRPAAGGGHGIDGMRTRVAAVGGELRAGPTPTGGFEVSAKLPTH; from the coding sequence ATGACCGGACATCTGCGCGCCGCCGCGCGACCCATCACCGCGCGCACCTGGTTCGATCTGGGGACGGTGGCTGTCGCGTTGATCTTGTACAGCATCGCGTGGCCGACGCTGTTCGTCACCCACGAGGTACCCGCGACCCTCGCGCCGCTGCTGTCGGCACTGGCGGTGTTCCCGATCCTGTTCGTCCGGGTGAATCCGGCGCTGGGCTGGGCGGTCTCGGCGGGTTCGGCGCTGCTGTTGTCGCTGGCGCTGAACCCGACCGAAGGCAACGACCTGCCCTTCCAGGTCGTGCACGTGATCGTGCTGTTCGTGCTGCTGTTCGCGGTGGCCCTGCGGGCCTCGGCGCCGATCGTGGTCGTGGCGTGGGCGGCGACCTCCATGCTGTTCGCCACCACGATGCCCGGATCGGAATCGGGGCCGCTGTGGGGCTGGCCGATCGGTTTCGGCGCGCTCGCGCTGTTCGGGTACCTGCTGCGCATCCTGGTGGTCTCGCGACGGCGGCTCGAACAGCAGGAGGAGGTGACCGAGCTCGAACGCGCGCGCAGGGCCATTCTCGAGGAGAAGGCGCGCATCGCCCGTGACCTGCACGATGTGGTCGCCCACCACATGTCCATGGTCGTCGTGCAGGCCCAGACCGCGCCGTACCGGATCGCCGACATGGACCCGGCCGCGCGCACCGAGTTCGAATCCATCGGCGCCACCGCCCGCACCGCGCTCAACGAGATCCGCGGGATGCTCGGGGTGCTGCGCAGCGACGGCCAGTTGCCCGAGCACGCGCCCCAGCCCACCGCCGCCGAGGTGCCCGCGCTGTGCGCCTCGGCGCTGCGGGCGGGGATGCCGGTCGAGTGCACTGTGATCGGGGACCTGACGCTGGTGCCGGACACGACCGGGCTGGTCGTCTACCGGGTGGTGCAGGAGTCGATGGCCAACTCCGCGCGGCACGCGCCGGGCGCGCCGGTGCACGTCACCGTCGCGGTCGATCCGGGCCTGGTCGCGGTCACCGTGCTCAACGCCCCCGCGACGAGCGTGCCGCGCCCGGCGGCGGGAGGCGGCCACGGGATCGATGGGATGCGCACCCGGGTCGCCGCGGTCGGCGGCGAACTCCGCGCGGGACCGACGCCGACCGGCGGATTCGAGGTCTCGGCGAAACTACCCACCCACTAG
- a CDS encoding protein kinase domain-containing protein → MLENGEVFAGFTIERLLGQGGMGTVYLARHPRLDRLTALKLLNRDLFADERIRARFEREADLAAGLDHPGIVTVYDRGTEGDQLWISMQYVDGVDAATVDPMTLPPERAVQIVEGVADALDFAHERGVLHRDVKPANILLARSSGGQGERVFLTDFGIARLRADSTHLTQQGMFTATLAYASPEQMTGAELDHRSDQYSLACALYWLFTGIAPFDSPDPNEIIHGTLYLGPPPLALRRTGLPPVMDAVLAAAMAKHPAARFDSCAAFAAAARQALTSTTPPVLPRPAPNPAPPYPPQQPAPAGPFPPQGQPVPVPGYPVSPMPAVPQGNWQPRAPRPPAVPSSPPPPRPPAAQAPAHPYGVQPQPPQPQPPQPQPPQPQPPQPQPPQPQPPQPQPQPQPQSPEPQQSPPGAQRQADLDKAGKPAEETSAKMSAPGGSAAQPGSGIGLDSTTHVSDSATTDVVAMPNAGVLDAENSAAQTDVTALAQPSGSTAAADSSRHRPAREPVLGSDSAPQPDSGGAAESGSGEAVDREAAQVISLEKSFAAEGAKGSSEAGSAAELASGGPGSDTSAEGSAAQEDRGAPVKPLGGQPMVAPPGPPDGAAVRRGSEGDPAAVSAPVQVSSRQGPPVAGNGRGAQQVPRMAPGMVHQAPWPGPRRPVRRRAASRLHRLGWLVFAALLAALLVLVGALVVVVLPDGDEDAAADAATTAPSSSVTAVDDSFAASRRIFSTLVPQGETAEGPGYRGAHCVAVRSVSDLEWKEPALQWNPITAGWQCERTGTGAAAVSYLVLEYPQAAQARSVVEALPAPIRFTGDKDDIPFSMRRWVVEDPASSRVATAHQVVSFPGDPSRANYVVAVSRRGSSGVDGAPRPSALDEVIAWWEEVPL, encoded by the coding sequence GTGCTCGAGAACGGTGAAGTGTTCGCCGGGTTCACCATCGAGCGGTTGCTCGGCCAGGGCGGGATGGGCACGGTGTACCTGGCTCGGCATCCGCGCCTTGACCGGTTGACCGCGCTCAAGCTGCTCAACCGGGATCTGTTCGCCGACGAGCGGATTCGCGCTCGGTTCGAGCGGGAAGCCGATCTCGCGGCGGGGCTCGATCATCCCGGCATCGTCACCGTCTACGACCGTGGCACCGAGGGTGACCAGCTGTGGATCAGCATGCAGTATGTGGACGGGGTCGATGCCGCGACCGTCGATCCGATGACGCTGCCACCCGAGCGGGCCGTGCAGATCGTCGAAGGGGTCGCCGACGCCTTGGACTTCGCGCACGAGCGAGGAGTGCTGCACCGGGACGTGAAGCCGGCCAACATCCTGCTCGCCCGCTCCAGCGGAGGTCAGGGGGAGCGAGTCTTCCTGACCGACTTCGGGATCGCCCGTTTGCGCGCCGACTCCACCCACCTCACCCAGCAGGGCATGTTCACCGCGACCCTGGCTTACGCCTCGCCCGAGCAGATGACCGGCGCCGAGCTCGACCATCGCTCCGACCAGTATTCGCTGGCCTGCGCCCTGTACTGGCTGTTCACCGGCATCGCCCCTTTCGACTCACCCGACCCGAACGAGATCATCCACGGCACCCTCTACCTCGGCCCACCGCCCCTGGCCCTGCGTCGCACCGGCCTGCCTCCCGTCATGGACGCGGTCCTCGCCGCCGCGATGGCGAAACACCCTGCCGCCCGGTTCGATTCGTGCGCCGCCTTCGCCGCGGCCGCCCGCCAGGCCCTGACGTCCACCACCCCGCCCGTCCTCCCGCGCCCGGCCCCGAACCCCGCGCCTCCCTACCCTCCGCAACAGCCTGCACCGGCCGGGCCCTTTCCACCGCAAGGTCAACCGGTACCTGTTCCCGGATACCCGGTATCTCCGATGCCTGCTGTGCCCCAAGGTAATTGGCAGCCTCGAGCCCCCCGGCCACCAGCGGTGCCGTCGAGTCCGCCCCCACCGCGCCCACCCGCAGCGCAAGCGCCTGCCCATCCATACGGCGTGCAGCCGCAGCCACCGCAGCCGCAGCCACCGCAGCCGCAGCCACCGCAGCCGCAGCCACCGCAGCCGCAGCCACCGCAGCCGCAGCCACCACAGCCACAGCCGCAGCCGCAGCCGCAGTCACCGGAACCGCAGCAGTCGCCGCCCGGCGCGCAGCGGCAGGCGGACCTCGACAAAGCCGGGAAACCTGCTGAGGAGACTTCCGCGAAGATGAGCGCACCGGGTGGCAGTGCGGCGCAGCCAGGTAGCGGTATCGGGCTCGACAGCACAACCCATGTCTCCGATTCGGCCACGACCGATGTGGTCGCCATGCCGAATGCCGGTGTGCTGGACGCGGAGAACTCCGCCGCGCAGACGGATGTGACGGCGCTCGCGCAGCCTTCGGGGTCCACTGCTGCCGCTGATTCGAGTCGGCATCGGCCTGCGCGGGAACCTGTGCTCGGCTCGGACAGCGCACCACAGCCGGATTCGGGTGGTGCCGCCGAGTCGGGTTCGGGCGAGGCGGTGGACAGGGAAGCCGCACAGGTGATCTCGCTGGAGAAGTCCTTTGCCGCCGAGGGGGCGAAGGGATCGTCGGAGGCCGGTTCGGCCGCTGAGCTCGCATCCGGTGGGCCCGGGTCGGATACCTCCGCTGAAGGGTCTGCGGCACAGGAGGATCGGGGAGCGCCGGTGAAACCGCTGGGCGGACAGCCGATGGTCGCACCGCCCGGCCCACCCGACGGCGCGGCGGTGCGGCGCGGGTCGGAGGGTGATCCCGCCGCGGTTTCCGCGCCGGTGCAAGTGAGTTCGCGTCAGGGTCCGCCAGTGGCGGGAAATGGGCGAGGAGCGCAGCAGGTTCCGCGGATGGCGCCCGGGATGGTGCACCAGGCGCCCTGGCCGGGGCCGCGGCGGCCGGTGCGGCGACGGGCTGCCTCGCGATTGCATCGACTCGGGTGGCTGGTGTTCGCGGCGCTCCTCGCGGCGCTGCTGGTCCTGGTCGGGGCGTTGGTGGTCGTGGTACTGCCCGATGGCGACGAGGATGCCGCAGCCGACGCGGCGACGACAGCGCCGTCGAGTTCTGTGACGGCGGTGGATGATTCGTTCGCGGCCAGCAGGCGGATCTTCTCGACGCTGGTTCCGCAGGGCGAGACTGCCGAGGGGCCGGGGTATCGCGGCGCCCACTGCGTCGCGGTGCGCAGTGTCAGTGATCTGGAGTGGAAAGAACCTGCCCTGCAGTGGAATCCGATCACCGCCGGCTGGCAGTGCGAGCGCACCGGTACCGGCGCGGCGGCGGTGAGCTATCTGGTGCTCGAGTATCCCCAGGCCGCGCAGGCGCGCTCGGTCGTCGAGGCGCTACCTGCCCCGATCCGCTTCACCGGCGACAAGGACGACATCCCGTTCTCGATGCGCCGCTGGGTCGTCGAGGATCCGGCGAGCAGTCGCGTGGCGACCGCGCACCAGGTGGTCAGCTTCCCCGGCGACCCGTCCCGCGCCAACTACGTGGTCGCGGTGAGCCGCCGGGGCAGCAGCGGAGTCGACGGTGCCCCGCGCCCCTCCGCACTGGACGAGGTGATCGCCTGGTGGGAGGAGGTACCGCTGTGA